Proteins encoded together in one Cicer arietinum cultivar CDC Frontier isolate Library 1 chromosome 4, Cicar.CDCFrontier_v2.0, whole genome shotgun sequence window:
- the LOC101491983 gene encoding probable WRKY transcription factor 57, with protein sequence MTERNPIAADSSPDSDFSNQWPFELSDYLNFDDNQWLQIDPTTESNFVYHANELEGDHSHIEGTSSSTRDTNSTTMSESENWKKELVKERVAFKTKSEVEILDDGYRWRKYGKKMVKDSPNPRNYYRCSVEGCPVKKRVEKDKDDPRYVITTYEGMHTHPTPS encoded by the exons ATGACAGAGAGAAATCCAATAGCAGCAGATTCATCACCTGACAGTGATTTTAGCAACCAATGGCCTTTTGAACTATCTGATTACTTGAATTTTGATGACAACCAATGGCTACAAATTGATCCAACCACCGAGTCTAATTTTGTTTATCATGCCAATGAATTAGAAGGTGATCACAGCCACATAGAGGGGACTTCTAGTTCTACTA GAGATACTAATAGTACTACTATGAGTGAAAGTGAGAATTGGAAGAAGGAATTAGTTAAGGAGAGAGTTGCattcaaaacaaaatcagaGGTTGAAATACTTGATGATGGATACAGATGGAGGAAGTACGGAAAGAAAATGGTGAAGGACAGTCCCAATCCAAG GAATTATTATAGGTGTTCTGTGGAGGGATGTCCTGTTAAAAAGAGAGTGGAGAAAGATAAGGATGATCCGCGGTACGTGATAACAACCTACGAAGGCATGCACACGCACCCAACTCCTTCCTAG
- the LOC101491673 gene encoding U-box domain-containing protein 52 isoform X1 — protein MPSHGSNKPPTNLVMVAVDKDKNSGHAFRWITNNIDNPIIIAVHVKHKDIPHQGTNVFPPDEEDVANVFNPLREMCDDRVVKMKEAVIDDSDIARGILEYAKRNRIQTIIVGASSSFTSTLTKNVLSRSLNMRSISRKFKGYDDIPTTLIKSAPDYSSVFVVSKGKIVDTRSAISTSGNVVAQSHGFSSCKSENALRTQTFRSGSTNSRSGRSQLHEPLKFLSSSQSLEVIDISNRGQRSPFNGDSTSSSENDSSGSHKYASLDATKQDWDSSLASDSQSLGSMEAEMKTLKLKLKQTMEMYNSACKEAITAQNKAKEINQWKLEEARTVEEVMMSKEAALAMAEEEKEKAKAAFKAADEAMKMAEKETQRRLQLERKAMKEIEEKDRALNVLTRNDIRYRKYTLEDIEHATQNFSLSMKIGEGGYGPVFKGILDHTHVAIKILRPDASQGRKQFLQEVEVLCNIRHPNMVLLLGACQEYGCLVYEYMDNGSLEDRLLRKQNSPPIPWRKRFEIAYEIVTALLFLHQTKPEAIVHRDLKPANVLLDKNFVSKISDVGLARLVPPSVADSVTQYHMTSAAGTLCYIDPEYQQTGKLTTKSDVYSLGIMLLQIITAKPPMGLSHHVKRSIEIGNFSDMLDPLITDWPIEETLAFAKLALSCAELSKKDRPDLATLVIPELNRLRNVGTKSQKSYQNLSHVPRPPTPPRSPL, from the exons ATGCCTTCCCATGGTAGCAACAAACCACCTACAAACTTAGTGATGGTAGCTGTAGACAAAGACAAGAATAGTGGTCATGCCTTTCGTTGGATAactaataatattgataatccGATCATTATTGCAGTCCATGTTAAACACAAAGACATTCCTCATC AAGGCACCAATGTTTTCCCCCCTGACGAAGAGGATGTAGCCAATGTTTTCAATCCCTTACGTGAAATGTGTGATGATAGAGTT GTAAAGATGAAAGAAGCCGtaattgatgatagtgatattgCTAGAGGAATTTTGGAATATGCAAAGAGGAATCGCATTCAAACTATCATTGTTGGTGCATCCTCCAGCTTTACTTCCACcttaaccaagaatgttctttcAAGGTCTCTAAACATGAGGAGTATAAGCAG AAAATTTAAAGGGTACGATGATATAccaacaacattaattaaatcagCCCCGGATTATAGTTCGGTATTCGTAGTTTCAAAAGGAAAGATAGTGGACACTCGATCAGCAATAAGCACGTCGGGAAACGTGGTTGCACAATCACATGGATTTTCATCTTGTAAATCAGAAAATGCTCTAAG GACACAAACATTTAGAAGTGGAAGCACTAATAGTAGATCAGGAAGATCACAGTTACATGAGCCACTAAAATTTTTATCATCTAGTCAATCATTGGAGGTAATTGATATATCCAATCGTGGCCAAAGGTCACCATTTAACGGCGACTCAACAAGCTCAAGTGAAAATGACTCATCTGGATCACACAAATATGCTTCATTGGATGCAACAAAACAAGATTGGGATTCAAGCCTTGCATCAGATTCTCAATCCTTA GGAAGCATGGAAGCTGAGATGAAAACATTGAAGCTCAAACTAAAGCAAACTATGGAAATGTACAACTCAGCATGCAAGGAAGCAATCACGGCTCAAAATAAG GCTAAAGAGATTAATCAATGGAAATTGGAGGAGGCACGTACAGTTGAGGAAGTTATGATGTCTAAAGAAGCAGCATTAGCAATGGCAGAAGAGGAAAAGGAAAAAGCAAAAGCTGCCTTTAAAGCAGCTGATGAAGCTATGAAAATGGCTGAAAAAGAAACACAAAGAAGATTGCAATTAGAGAGGAAAGCTATGAAAGAGATTGAAGAAAAGGATCGAGCATTAAATGTGTTGACTCGTAATGATATTCGATATAGAAAATACACATTGGAAGATATTGAACATGCTACTCAAAATTTCTCATTATCAATGAAAATAGGTGAAGGTGGATATGGACCTGTTTTTAAAGGCATACTTGATCATACACATGTTGCAATCAAAATTTTAAGACCTGATGCTTCCCAAGGAAGAAAACAATTCCTCCAagag GTTGAGGTATTATGCAACATAAGGCATCCCAATATGGTTCTCCTTCTAGGTGCATGTCAAGAGTATGGATGTTTGGTATATGAGTACATGGATAATGGTAGCTTAGAAGATAGGTTACTGAGAAAACAGAACAGCCCTCCTATTCCATGGAGGAAACGTTTCGAAATAGCTTATGAGATTGTAACTGCACTCCTTTTCCTTCACCAAACAAAGCCAGAGGCTATTGTGCATAGAGACCTTAAACCAGCCAATGTTTTGTTAGACAAAAATTTTGTGAGTAAAATAAGTGATGTTGGTTTAGCAAGACTAGTACCACCTTCTGTAGCTGATTCTGTCACACAATATCATATGACTTCAGCTGCTGGAACATTATGTTACATTGATCCAGAATATCAACAGACAGggaaattaacaacaaaatcAGATGTATATTCTTTGGGGATAATGTTACTTCAAATTATCACAGCTAAACCTCCAATGGGACTCTCTCATCATGTTAAAAGATCCATTGAAATTGGAAATTTTTCAGATATGCTTGACCCTCTCATTACTGATTGGCCAATTGAGGAAACTTTAGCATTTGCTAAACTTGCATTGAGTTGTGCAGAGCTTAGTAAGAAAGATAGACCAGATCTTGCAACACTAGTCATTCCTGAGCTTAATCGCTTAAGAAATGTTGGCACTAAATCACAGAAAAGTTATCAGAATCTTAGCCATGTACCACGTCCTCCTACGCCTCCTCGAAGTCCACTTTGA
- the LOC101491673 gene encoding U-box domain-containing protein 52 isoform X3, whose amino-acid sequence MKEAVIDDSDIARGILEYAKRNRIQTIIVGASSSFTSTLTKNVLSRSLNMRSISRKFKGYDDIPTTLIKSAPDYSSVFVVSKGKIVDTRSAISTSGNVVAQSHGFSSCKSENALRTQTFRSGSTNSRSGRSQLHEPLKFLSSSQSLEVIDISNRGQRSPFNGDSTSSSENDSSGSHKYASLDATKQDWDSSLASDSQSLGSMEAEMKTLKLKLKQTMEMYNSACKEAITAQNKAKEINQWKLEEARTVEEVMMSKEAALAMAEEEKEKAKAAFKAADEAMKMAEKETQRRLQLERKAMKEIEEKDRALNVLTRNDIRYRKYTLEDIEHATQNFSLSMKIGEGGYGPVFKGILDHTHVAIKILRPDASQGRKQFLQEVEVLCNIRHPNMVLLLGACQEYGCLVYEYMDNGSLEDRLLRKQNSPPIPWRKRFEIAYEIVTALLFLHQTKPEAIVHRDLKPANVLLDKNFVSKISDVGLARLVPPSVADSVTQYHMTSAAGTLCYIDPEYQQTGKLTTKSDVYSLGIMLLQIITAKPPMGLSHHVKRSIEIGNFSDMLDPLITDWPIEETLAFAKLALSCAELSKKDRPDLATLVIPELNRLRNVGTKSQKSYQNLSHVPRPPTPPRSPL is encoded by the exons ATGAAAGAAGCCGtaattgatgatagtgatattgCTAGAGGAATTTTGGAATATGCAAAGAGGAATCGCATTCAAACTATCATTGTTGGTGCATCCTCCAGCTTTACTTCCACcttaaccaagaatgttctttcAAGGTCTCTAAACATGAGGAGTATAAGCAG AAAATTTAAAGGGTACGATGATATAccaacaacattaattaaatcagCCCCGGATTATAGTTCGGTATTCGTAGTTTCAAAAGGAAAGATAGTGGACACTCGATCAGCAATAAGCACGTCGGGAAACGTGGTTGCACAATCACATGGATTTTCATCTTGTAAATCAGAAAATGCTCTAAG GACACAAACATTTAGAAGTGGAAGCACTAATAGTAGATCAGGAAGATCACAGTTACATGAGCCACTAAAATTTTTATCATCTAGTCAATCATTGGAGGTAATTGATATATCCAATCGTGGCCAAAGGTCACCATTTAACGGCGACTCAACAAGCTCAAGTGAAAATGACTCATCTGGATCACACAAATATGCTTCATTGGATGCAACAAAACAAGATTGGGATTCAAGCCTTGCATCAGATTCTCAATCCTTA GGAAGCATGGAAGCTGAGATGAAAACATTGAAGCTCAAACTAAAGCAAACTATGGAAATGTACAACTCAGCATGCAAGGAAGCAATCACGGCTCAAAATAAG GCTAAAGAGATTAATCAATGGAAATTGGAGGAGGCACGTACAGTTGAGGAAGTTATGATGTCTAAAGAAGCAGCATTAGCAATGGCAGAAGAGGAAAAGGAAAAAGCAAAAGCTGCCTTTAAAGCAGCTGATGAAGCTATGAAAATGGCTGAAAAAGAAACACAAAGAAGATTGCAATTAGAGAGGAAAGCTATGAAAGAGATTGAAGAAAAGGATCGAGCATTAAATGTGTTGACTCGTAATGATATTCGATATAGAAAATACACATTGGAAGATATTGAACATGCTACTCAAAATTTCTCATTATCAATGAAAATAGGTGAAGGTGGATATGGACCTGTTTTTAAAGGCATACTTGATCATACACATGTTGCAATCAAAATTTTAAGACCTGATGCTTCCCAAGGAAGAAAACAATTCCTCCAagag GTTGAGGTATTATGCAACATAAGGCATCCCAATATGGTTCTCCTTCTAGGTGCATGTCAAGAGTATGGATGTTTGGTATATGAGTACATGGATAATGGTAGCTTAGAAGATAGGTTACTGAGAAAACAGAACAGCCCTCCTATTCCATGGAGGAAACGTTTCGAAATAGCTTATGAGATTGTAACTGCACTCCTTTTCCTTCACCAAACAAAGCCAGAGGCTATTGTGCATAGAGACCTTAAACCAGCCAATGTTTTGTTAGACAAAAATTTTGTGAGTAAAATAAGTGATGTTGGTTTAGCAAGACTAGTACCACCTTCTGTAGCTGATTCTGTCACACAATATCATATGACTTCAGCTGCTGGAACATTATGTTACATTGATCCAGAATATCAACAGACAGggaaattaacaacaaaatcAGATGTATATTCTTTGGGGATAATGTTACTTCAAATTATCACAGCTAAACCTCCAATGGGACTCTCTCATCATGTTAAAAGATCCATTGAAATTGGAAATTTTTCAGATATGCTTGACCCTCTCATTACTGATTGGCCAATTGAGGAAACTTTAGCATTTGCTAAACTTGCATTGAGTTGTGCAGAGCTTAGTAAGAAAGATAGACCAGATCTTGCAACACTAGTCATTCCTGAGCTTAATCGCTTAAGAAATGTTGGCACTAAATCACAGAAAAGTTATCAGAATCTTAGCCATGTACCACGTCCTCCTACGCCTCCTCGAAGTCCACTTTGA
- the LOC101492319 gene encoding protein PLASTID MOVEMENT IMPAIRED 1-RELATED 2 has product MMMMMMKPKFECENKDNGDGDGKELLRDIEELSKALYLDNTSFKPSTLSSVDNRSKSAEKARLSKSQLNSTPRFVSEDLLLGDKKLSSKWNWKKPLKALRHIGSQKFVCCFNLHVHSIDGLPLDFDGIGLCVQWKRKNIILQTCPSRVFQGATEFDETLTHRCSVYGSSTASGRSVKYDSKCFLIHTSVVGEPEHNIGKHHVDLTRLLPLSLEELWGDKNSGKWSTRFRLAGKALGASLNVSFSYQVMKDELIGFGSNNVNDLNRSSRDSVVGFGPSNSDIKLRQAGCFPCELQHNGSILRSHSDDVVLSNEAMLIPGSGFSKSITFLYQKLDEENFSHSTWADSEHLGPPESSQGSNLYESDETEFSFSEGVETLEGDSLELDLTGIQKVDLSAIEIINVDEIIKDDDMFVDQIKRCDSLDTVCSSCVNEKEMADNSKHKLSMSCVNLSCMKIDDLVPETSEFLDQEHYLSVKSNYKMAKKSHSLDDIIDSVASDFLKSLALESDSFRSSCDGDPLSPREQLLRQFEKEVLASGKFTFDFDEVEEELREDAIGLNCEDCAMDSGLCLISGAAEEGYARENQSLIERRKAKILEDLETDSLMQQWGLDERDFENSPKTWSGGFGSPIELSDEEPYILPPIGEELGSFVQTKSGGFLRSMCPSLFRNAKNCGNLIIHASNPVILPVKMGNDILEILQHMASDRVEKLYDFIFKLMPLQDITGKSIKHVVQNADTNKEAPGRQESWQHVLFEEFQCSYLTDKNKCLDSLSLEAIAPMTINKIESLLIEGLRIQSGMSNEEAPTLERHYGEINNDLDGLMGLSVKLDQWLRLDSGIIQGEHNLEQILKILKAHNSKITELENEGLKNAAEKAKIDCRKRRYFENNITVAYTIQHRDPLRNYEAVGVPMLVLSQVERVDINAMEKDDSDFVEDADIDEETPQSRFKIKEIHLAGVLAKGGNRQVWGSASQQQSGLRWLLACGLCNSTVNHSSSKSKEIIVRPSSLFTNKLMNQDILWSISCVNSNMKNNNAYIRNPDIIFPK; this is encoded by the exons atgatgatgatgatgatgaaaccAAAGTTTGAGTGTGAAAATAAAGATAATGGTGATGGTGATGGTAAGGAATTACTGCGTGACATTGAAGAATTAAGTAAAGCTCTTTACTTGGATAATACCTCTTTTAAGCCTTCCACCTTATCCTCAGTCGATAACCGATCCAAGTCTGCTGAAAAAGCCCGTTTGTCTAAATCTCAACTTAACTCAACCCCAAGATTTGTAAGTGAGGATCTGTTGCTAGGGGACAAGAAGTTGTCTTCAAAATGGAATTGGAAGAAGCCCTTGAAAGCTTTGAGGCATATTGGTTCTCAAAAGTTTGTTTGTTGCTTTAATCTTCATGTCCATTCGATTGATGGACTTCCTTTGGATTTCGACGGTATTGGGTTATGTGTGCAATGGAAGAGGAAAAACATCATTTTGCAGACCTGTCCATCAAGGGTATTCCAAGGTGCTACGGAGTTCGATGAAACTTTGACGCATAGATGTTCTGTTTATGGTAGCAGCACGGCATCTGGTCGTTCTGTCAAGTACGATTCCAAGTGTTTCTTGATCCACACTTCTGTTGTTGGGGAACCTGAACACAACATAGGGAAACATCACGTTGATCTCACAAGGCTTTTACCTCTGAGTTTAGAAGAGTTATGGGGTGATAAAAATTCAGGGAAATGGAGTACAAGATTTAGGTTGGCTGGTAAAGCTTTAGGAGCTAGCTTAAATGTTAGTTTCAGTTATCAAGTAATGAAGGATGAGTTAATTGGATTTGGTAGTAATAATGTGAATGATCTTAACCGTAGTAGCCGTGACAGTGTTGTCGGTTTTGGTCCTAGCAATAGCGACATAAAGCTTCGGCAGGCTGGTTGCTTTCCGTGTGAACTACAACATAATGGATCAATCCTTCGTTCTCATTCTGATGATGTGGTGTTATCGAATGAAGCAATGTTGATTCCTGGCTCAGGCTTTTCTAAATCAATCACTTTCCTATATCAAAAGCTTGATGAGGAGAACTTCAGTCATTCGACATGGGCAGACTCAGAACATTTGGGACCACCAGAGTCGTCTCAAGGATCAAATCTATACGAGTCTGATGAAACTGAATTTTCTTTCAGTGAAGGAGTAGAAACATTGGAAGGTGACTCATTGGAACTTGATCTGACAGGCATTCAAAAAGTTGATTTGTCTGCAATTGAAATCATTAATGTGGACGAGATTATTAAAGACGATGACATGTTTGTTGACCAGATCAAGAGATGTGATTCACTGGATACTGTATGTTCTAGTTGTGTGAATGAGAAGGAAATGGCAGATAACAGCAAGCATAAATTGAGTATGTCGTGTGTCAATCTATCATGCATGAAGATTGATGATTTAGTTCCTGAGACATCAGAGTTTCTTGACCAAGAACACTACTTGAGTgttaaatcaaattataaaatggCTAAAAAGTCACATAGCTTGGATGATATCATCGACTCTGTCGCGAGTGATTTCTTGAAGTCGCTGGCATTGGAGAGTGATTCGTTTCGCTCGAGTTGTGATGGTGATCCCTTGTCTCCCAGAGAGCAGCTTTTAAGACAGTTTGAAAAGGAGGTTCTAGCTTCGGGTAAATTCacttttgattttgatgaagTCGAGGAGGAATTGAGGGAAGATGCAATTGGACTTAACTGCGAGGATTGTGCTATGGATTCTGGTTTATGTTTAATTAGTGGCGCTGCTGAAGAGGGGTATGCAAGGGAAAATCAGTCATTAATAGAGAGAAGGAAGGCCAAAATTCTCGAAGATCTCGAGACTGATTCATTAATGCAACAATGGGGTTTAGATGAGAGGGACTTTGAGAATTCTCCAAAAACTTGGTCCGGTGGATTTGGAAGCCCAATTGAACTGTCCGATGAAGAACCATACATATTACCTCCGATTGGGGAAGAACTTGGTTCATTTGTTCAAACTAAAAGTGGAGGCTTTTTGAGGTCAATGTGTCCTTCCCTCTTCAGAAATGCTAAGAATTGTGGTAACCTCATCATTCATGCTTCTAATCCAGTCATTTTACCGGTGAAAATGGGTAACGATATATTGGAGATTCTTCAACACATGGCATCTGATAGAGTTGAAAAACTGTatgattttatctttaaattaatgCCTTTGCAAGATATCACCGGAAAATCCATTAAGCATGTTGTGCAGAATGCTGACACCAACAAGGAAGCTCCCGGAAG GCAGGAGTCATGGCAGCATGTTTTGTTTGAAGAATTTCAATGTAGTTATTTAACAGATAAAAACAAATGCCTTGACTCCTTATCTCTAGAAGCTATAGCTCCTATgactattaataaaattgaatccCTTTTAATAGAAGGGCTGAGAATTCAATCTGGCATGTCAAATGAGGAGGCACCAACATTAGAAAGACACTATGGAGAAATCAACAATGATCTTGATGGTTTGATGGGTCTGTCGGTAAAGTTGGATCAGTGGTTGAGGCTTGATTCTGGCATCATCCAAGGAGAACATAATTTGGAACAAATTTTGAAGATTCTTAAAGCACACAATTCTAAAATCACAGAATTAGAAAATGAAGGGTTGAAAAACGCCGCAGAGAAGGCGAAAATAGATTGCAGAAAGCGtagatattttgaaaataacatAACAGTGGCTTATACGATCCAGCATAGAGACCCTCTAAGAAACTATGAAGCAGTTGGAGTTCCAATGCTGGTTTTAAGTCAGGTAGAAAGAGTTGACATAAATGCAATGGAGAAAGACGACAGCGATTTTGTTGAGGACGCGGATATAGATGAAGAAACTCCTCAGTCTAGATTCAAAATCAAGGAGATTCATCTTGCAGGTGTCCTTGCCAAAGGTGGAAACAGACAAGTTTGGGGCAGTGCATCTCAGCAACAGTCTGGGTTGCGTTGGTTGCTTGCCTGCGGCTTGTGTAATAGTACTGTCAaccattcttcttcaaaatcaaaGGAGATTATTGTTAGACCGTCTTCACTGTTTACCAACAAGTTGATGAATCAAGATATCTTGTGGAGCATTTCTTGTGTTAATAGTAACATGAAGAATAATAATGCATACATTAGGAATCCTGATATCATCTTCCCAAAGTGA
- the LOC101491673 gene encoding U-box domain-containing protein 52 isoform X2 yields the protein MLNTKTFLIVEGTNVFPPDEEDVANVFNPLREMCDDRVVKMKEAVIDDSDIARGILEYAKRNRIQTIIVGASSSFTSTLTKNVLSRSLNMRSISRKFKGYDDIPTTLIKSAPDYSSVFVVSKGKIVDTRSAISTSGNVVAQSHGFSSCKSENALRTQTFRSGSTNSRSGRSQLHEPLKFLSSSQSLEVIDISNRGQRSPFNGDSTSSSENDSSGSHKYASLDATKQDWDSSLASDSQSLGSMEAEMKTLKLKLKQTMEMYNSACKEAITAQNKAKEINQWKLEEARTVEEVMMSKEAALAMAEEEKEKAKAAFKAADEAMKMAEKETQRRLQLERKAMKEIEEKDRALNVLTRNDIRYRKYTLEDIEHATQNFSLSMKIGEGGYGPVFKGILDHTHVAIKILRPDASQGRKQFLQEVEVLCNIRHPNMVLLLGACQEYGCLVYEYMDNGSLEDRLLRKQNSPPIPWRKRFEIAYEIVTALLFLHQTKPEAIVHRDLKPANVLLDKNFVSKISDVGLARLVPPSVADSVTQYHMTSAAGTLCYIDPEYQQTGKLTTKSDVYSLGIMLLQIITAKPPMGLSHHVKRSIEIGNFSDMLDPLITDWPIEETLAFAKLALSCAELSKKDRPDLATLVIPELNRLRNVGTKSQKSYQNLSHVPRPPTPPRSPL from the exons ATGTTAAACACAAAGACATTCCTCATCGTAG AAGGCACCAATGTTTTCCCCCCTGACGAAGAGGATGTAGCCAATGTTTTCAATCCCTTACGTGAAATGTGTGATGATAGAGTT GTAAAGATGAAAGAAGCCGtaattgatgatagtgatattgCTAGAGGAATTTTGGAATATGCAAAGAGGAATCGCATTCAAACTATCATTGTTGGTGCATCCTCCAGCTTTACTTCCACcttaaccaagaatgttctttcAAGGTCTCTAAACATGAGGAGTATAAGCAG AAAATTTAAAGGGTACGATGATATAccaacaacattaattaaatcagCCCCGGATTATAGTTCGGTATTCGTAGTTTCAAAAGGAAAGATAGTGGACACTCGATCAGCAATAAGCACGTCGGGAAACGTGGTTGCACAATCACATGGATTTTCATCTTGTAAATCAGAAAATGCTCTAAG GACACAAACATTTAGAAGTGGAAGCACTAATAGTAGATCAGGAAGATCACAGTTACATGAGCCACTAAAATTTTTATCATCTAGTCAATCATTGGAGGTAATTGATATATCCAATCGTGGCCAAAGGTCACCATTTAACGGCGACTCAACAAGCTCAAGTGAAAATGACTCATCTGGATCACACAAATATGCTTCATTGGATGCAACAAAACAAGATTGGGATTCAAGCCTTGCATCAGATTCTCAATCCTTA GGAAGCATGGAAGCTGAGATGAAAACATTGAAGCTCAAACTAAAGCAAACTATGGAAATGTACAACTCAGCATGCAAGGAAGCAATCACGGCTCAAAATAAG GCTAAAGAGATTAATCAATGGAAATTGGAGGAGGCACGTACAGTTGAGGAAGTTATGATGTCTAAAGAAGCAGCATTAGCAATGGCAGAAGAGGAAAAGGAAAAAGCAAAAGCTGCCTTTAAAGCAGCTGATGAAGCTATGAAAATGGCTGAAAAAGAAACACAAAGAAGATTGCAATTAGAGAGGAAAGCTATGAAAGAGATTGAAGAAAAGGATCGAGCATTAAATGTGTTGACTCGTAATGATATTCGATATAGAAAATACACATTGGAAGATATTGAACATGCTACTCAAAATTTCTCATTATCAATGAAAATAGGTGAAGGTGGATATGGACCTGTTTTTAAAGGCATACTTGATCATACACATGTTGCAATCAAAATTTTAAGACCTGATGCTTCCCAAGGAAGAAAACAATTCCTCCAagag GTTGAGGTATTATGCAACATAAGGCATCCCAATATGGTTCTCCTTCTAGGTGCATGTCAAGAGTATGGATGTTTGGTATATGAGTACATGGATAATGGTAGCTTAGAAGATAGGTTACTGAGAAAACAGAACAGCCCTCCTATTCCATGGAGGAAACGTTTCGAAATAGCTTATGAGATTGTAACTGCACTCCTTTTCCTTCACCAAACAAAGCCAGAGGCTATTGTGCATAGAGACCTTAAACCAGCCAATGTTTTGTTAGACAAAAATTTTGTGAGTAAAATAAGTGATGTTGGTTTAGCAAGACTAGTACCACCTTCTGTAGCTGATTCTGTCACACAATATCATATGACTTCAGCTGCTGGAACATTATGTTACATTGATCCAGAATATCAACAGACAGggaaattaacaacaaaatcAGATGTATATTCTTTGGGGATAATGTTACTTCAAATTATCACAGCTAAACCTCCAATGGGACTCTCTCATCATGTTAAAAGATCCATTGAAATTGGAAATTTTTCAGATATGCTTGACCCTCTCATTACTGATTGGCCAATTGAGGAAACTTTAGCATTTGCTAAACTTGCATTGAGTTGTGCAGAGCTTAGTAAGAAAGATAGACCAGATCTTGCAACACTAGTCATTCCTGAGCTTAATCGCTTAAGAAATGTTGGCACTAAATCACAGAAAAGTTATCAGAATCTTAGCCATGTACCACGTCCTCCTACGCCTCCTCGAAGTCCACTTTGA